In Zingiber officinale cultivar Zhangliang chromosome 1A, Zo_v1.1, whole genome shotgun sequence, a genomic segment contains:
- the LOC122012953 gene encoding monothiol glutaredoxin-S3-like yields MMRQAVPCPPAPERSSSPEELEETTEGGGGQIRKVVEENPVVVVGRRGCCMVHVVRRLLQGQGVNPLVCEVGDDADESALLASLSGASAPEVMPAVFVGGRLVGGLDRLMAVHIAGELVPILKQAGALWL; encoded by the coding sequence ATGATGAGGCAGGCCGTTCCGTGTCCTCCGGCTCCGGAGAGGTCGTCGTCACCGGAGGAGTTAGAAGAGACAACCGAGGGAGGCGGCGGGCAGATCAGGAAGGTGGTGGAGGAGAACCCGGTGGTGGTGGTGGGGCGGCGCGGCTGTTGCATGGTGCACGTGGTGCGGCGGTTGCTGCAGGGGCAGGGCGTGAACCCGTTGGTGTGCGAGGTGGGCGACGACGCCGACGAGTCCGCGCTTTTAGCCAGCCTTTCCGGCGCCTCAGCGCCGGAGGTGATGCCGGCCGTGTTCGTGGGAGGGAGGCTGGTCGGGGGACTCGACCGGCTAATGGCCGTCCACATCGCCGGCGAGCTGGTCCCGATCCTGAAGCAGGCCGGGGCCTTGTGGCTATga